A stretch of DNA from Lycium ferocissimum isolate CSIRO_LF1 chromosome 4, AGI_CSIRO_Lferr_CH_V1, whole genome shotgun sequence:
CTTTCACAAAAAGAATCTAAATAATATACATTAAAATCATTGACTAAACTTTAATCAATTGACAATACCAGAACCCTTGGCCATTGACATAAAGGCCTATAAACGATCTCAAGCATCAAAAAGACCCATCAAACGAGATCAATCATCCAACGTATTAaggtgtatatatagggtagattttcagtttttgtgtacatatataagttttgaatacgaaggggagccttggcgtaactgGTAAAATTGCTGCCATGTGCCATGTGATtaggaggtcacgggttcgagccgtgggAAAGCCTCTCGTTAAACGCAAGGTAAGGCCGCGTACAAAGACCCTCGTGGTCCGCCCTTCccgaccccgcgcatagcggagCTTTAGTGCACCGGGATgcccttttttttatataagtttTGAATACCCTAAATAAATCCAAAAGGTTAGCTCTAGTGATTCAGGGTATTCAAAATTCTCTCCAATGTCTAAGATTCGATACCCTAGGGGAAgcatttttttatgtttagcttttgttattttttccaATCTCCTGAGTGAAAATCCTAATGCGCCACTGACTACCTGTCTACCTCCCATCACAAGCATTAGGTAACCCGGCCTACCAATGATTAGACAGATGACCCTGAATTCGGGCACTTAATTTtcaagttttttgaaataaaatttacatatttgtaAACTAAGTAAAAAGTACTGTAAGTCCCGATCAATGATGacaattcaaaaatatttaaaagatacaAGAGAAGATTACGgtaaacaaaaaacaaaaaaaaaaactttttgggATCTCGAAACTCGAAAAGTgcaacataaattgggacatacATTGCGaattaagaaagaagaaaatgaagaatgtACCGTTAGAAGTGATTATTGGAAGAGaaattgaaggaagaaaatgaagaagcaaTGAATTGAGCGTGTATTTAAAAACAGAAAAATGTTTTCTCAACCGCAAATAAAGCGAGAAATATGGACATTACTCTACAcgcaagaaattcaagaaaaactagacttttttttttttgtcttctaaTAAGCCTGATATTTGGACATAGCTTATGCGCACCTAAACTAAAGTCTTGGAGACTCTATTATAATGCACAAGTACAAGTGTcaaataaatttattaattatgaacCTACATGTAATATGcttggaagaaaaagaaaaaaagttacaaGTGTCGTATAATATGGGCTAACATGTGGGGCTAGTTTGGTTCACATACTAGCTATGCGATGATTATGATGCGTGAAGTATTTATGCCGTGAttaataatgaagaaattgttATGCAATGAATAAATTATCATGCTAGAATTAATAATGAATGCATTGATATACAAAATTTATGttgaagatatttttatttaaaatattttaattcctATTTTGCTAATACATGTATGTTGCACATTCAATTCCACATAACTTATTAAATCTATTATTTAATAAGATTACCTTTTCTTGTGCAATCAACCAGTCACTACATTATTTCATCCGAAATTTTATGCCAAATTAGGGTGCTATAGTTGGAATTCGAAATTTTCTTGGGCGCTGGTGcgaataaaaaatagaaagaaagaaaatactgGCTCGTCCAAAAATTAATCAATCAGTCAAATCATTTAACCATATCCGAGGCCGAGTTAATGACGATGCGAGGGTTTGCCTTCTTTCCAACTTGTAAAGTTAGCATAGAAGTGTTTGTCAATTTATACCCAACAAATTCTACTCTTTACTCCGATGTGGAACATCCATTCATTTTCCATTCACAACTCAATCTCAGGGAACTGAACAATATGATGTACAAGTTTTTGGCTAAAAGCAAATTATACAATGACAAATGTGTAAGGTTCATTCCATCAGAATAAACATTGGATATTACTTCAGATATGATGACTTAAAGTGTAGAGCAATATACCACAGTAttcttttttctgaaaatgaaTATACCAGTGTATTCTACACGTGAGAAACATTAAATTACTAACATAATGTTGAAATAAGAAGAAACATAGCTCCAGAATTTATACTGGAGCATTTCAGGTTTATTAAGTACTATATTCTAGCTGCATTGAAGGCAAAAATAGAATATacataaagaaaagagaaacaGCAAAAAATTCTTACAAACATATCTATAAGCGTGTGTGCACCATTCTACTACAAGAACTTTTCAATGCTGGTTGCCAAAGTTGCTTTGGGAACTGCGCCAATCACCGCGTCTTTCTTCTCTCCGCCCTTGAAAATCATGACGGTTGGGATACTTCGGATCCCGTATTCGCTTGCAGTGGAGGGGCTTTCATCTGTATTCAGCTGGAAGAATTTAAACTTGCCGGCATATTCTTGAGCTAGCTCGTTAATGATGGGGTGGATCATTCGGCATGGACCACACCATGGAGCCCAAAATTCAACCAAGACAGGTAAATCAGACTCGATTACAAGTGACTTCCATGTCTTATCAGTAACAGCACCAGCTGCATTTTCCATCAAAAACATGTTAACACAAAAAGAGAAGCTGGTAAATTATGGAAATTCTGCAGAAGCAATGCATCTTTAGGAGCAAATCATGCCAATACCAAAGCAAcctaaaagtaagaaaaaaataaaaataaaattactacCCAAGATAGTTGATGCGTCAAATATCTTAAACATCCTATTTAGTCAGAagccaaaaatcaaattttactACATCTGATCTCATTTTCCAACTAAGGATTATTAATTTTAGATACTAATGCAATCCCTATACTCGCGTAACATCGCAATCGATGCTTCACTTTACTGAAGAGTGAAGAATAAAGACTCTGCAAAGCTAACCACATGCATTTCCGACATCTGAAGTAGTCAcacaaaatcaaagaaaaggcacgtcatacataacatattacatgctccctccgttccaatttatgtgacactctttcttttttagtcaatCCCAAAAAGAGTGaaatctttctatatttggcaacaatttaacttcaaaacttctcattttaatAAAATGGTTTATAACCACAAAAATTTTgtggcttattttagaccacaagtttcaacaatcttcctttttctcttaaACTCAAAGGTCCAGTCAAACGCCTTCACATAAATTGCGTCAGAGGGAGTAATTGCCTTTACTCAAGATGCAAAGTACTCAGTCGTCTGAAAGTTGACAAAGAAGCTGCTTGAGACAATATACAAGCTTCTATGTTGTTCCAAAACATACCTCTTCTTTAGCAACCTCATGCAAGCTAATGAGTATAACGAATTTTAACATATTACCAAATAACCTTAtcttaataaatgaaatataaagaaTCCCAATGATATCTTATAAGGTAATAGAAGCCCCGAGTCGAGTTAGACGAGATGCTTAATTGACTTAAATATTGAACAGAGGTTTGATAACAAATATTACTGCTAGTTTTCCTCTGGTTCTATTCCGAAAACGACAgattcatttttcaaaaataaacacttgatgatttcttcccatctggcCAAACGTTGATGGGCAAAGTTATCCAGTAACCTATGCTGACGGGAGGCAACAAGAACTAGAAGGAATGTCGAGGTGTGTGCAAGTTGGCCTAGACACCAccattattaaaaagaaaaaaagaagttgattgCCTTGGAACTAGTTTACACATATATTTATAGATTGATTGTGTTTTCTATAGCTCCCTGCAAGGTGTTTTCCTTCATAGAATCATTTTTCAATCTTTGgtaatcttattttaaaaaattctccatattttcctttaaaGTTGTGTAATTTTCCTTTCCACATATTCCAACTCCTGCTCTGTATCACTTACTTCAACTGTCAACATTTGATACTCAGAAAAATATCAGCAAATCACTATCATCATGCCTTATCTAGATAATAGTACTGAAAACTTATAGAGAAAATGATTACTCAAAGTAAAACACTCTTCACAGAAGAAAACATTCTACCTGTAGTTTAaggcctgaagcatcacaattaaaaacaaatatacatttaagtactctcttcatttcaatttgtttgaaattATTTCCTTATTAATCCATTTGAAAAAACTGAAGCATttcaatattttcttaattagaAAGTTTTTAGTCACTAAAATGCTAGGATATGTTTAAAACTcctaaatttcaaatatttacaCCCACACAAATGTTATGAAATACTCCAATCCAAATTATATGAAGGTGTTTTATTGGGCACAGAatataagaacaaaaaaaatacttttgaaacatgtggtctaaaataagccataCATAATTGGTTGGCTATAACTCATtaagataaaatgaaaaatttagagTTGAATGGTTACTAAATATAATAAGTTATCTCCTTTTGGGACTAACTAAAATGGAAAGATGTCACATGAATTGGGACAGGGGGTCGgtatttattactccctccatccgtCTCAATCAATTTATGTTATATAGTTTGACCAGGCACCgagtttaaaaaaagaaaggaagacttttgaaacttgtggtctaaaacaagtcatatttATGTGTtcgtaaatcatttcattatttttaaatataaaaatgtatgttatttttgggacagactaaaaagaagaGTGAACCGCATAAATTTGGACAAGGTAATACTAGTATTTAGCATTGTTGGAATAGGATGGAGTATTTAATATTGTAAGTTTCAATTGTCGTTCCTAATTTTATTAAACTTTGTTAAGTACTTtctatatgttgtttcttgtacttcgacTATCTTATTACAactgtttcatttttttcaaattgcTTTATCAGGGCTTTTTCGCTTTCATTAGGCTATTTGTGCTTATCTGACCTTTTCTCGTCATATTTTCTCCTGAGCCGAGGGTATTTCGAAAACAGTCTCCTTATCTTTCGAGATAgcagtaaggtctgcgtacactttaccctccaaACCCCACATCGTGGGActtcactaggtatgttgtagtatgtataTCAAGTCAAACTAGGACAAACAATGAAAAGAGAAAACACCTGTAACAGCAGTTTCCTGAGCTTCACATACAATTCTTCCACCACGTCGAACAGAACATGAACGTGAACTGAAAGAAACCTTTGACTGACTAAGCTGCACCTTAAGTCCTTTGAACTGAGAAAAACTTACGTTGGACCGACAACCAGAGACCAAAGAATCAGCACGCGCCGACGTGAAAACGGAGGCGCGTGGAACTGCAATGGTTTCCAACACACCAGCCATTGAAAATAGTATAGTAAAGAGTGAAATATGGCAATgtgtaagagagagagagagagtagtgATACTTTTCTTCAGAGAGAAGAGAGTGAGGTCTGTGGCTGAGTAGAGTTTTGTGGAGATTTTTCATGATGAGGCTCAGTCCTCCACGTGGCTTTTATATATGCCtccacaaatattttttttttcgtgggTACAATGTTTTCCGAGAATAATATCtcctatgattttttttttatttgtttgtcatattatcaaaaatattactccctcgattttagtacattacacacatctttagtTTAGAACAATAAGATTAAAAAAgtcttgattttattttttaaacttgtgccaagtcaaactaatagcctatttggccaagcttctaagaTAACTCATTTTGAAAAGTGCttataaaaaaaagtatttttggtaaaaagtaatttgtgtttgaccaattaatttaaaaaatatttctgaGCAACAATTtatgtttggccaaacttttaaaaagtgtttctaaatctcaaaagtgcttttgagcagaagctatttttttagcttttgaaaaactgTTTTTGTTACTCCCAAAAAACAGTTATTTTCTCCTAAAAACTTGGACAAACACCtcaaaaaataagcacttaatAAATtgggccaaacaggctataagacacttaaattaggatagagaaaatattttaatataaatatctcCATATGTCATAAATCTTTTATCAGTGTGTTATCAATATTCGATAGCAAGTGGGGAGTTGCGAATATAAACCATTGCACTTTTATTCTTtgtttttgcgcggattgtccctcatttggggtggtctttaatttttagcctTCGACTAATATCACGGgattccgggttcgaacccaaactcagaaaaaaaaaaaaattgcaaggcagaattttaccttcaaaattttgccttagaattttttaaaattttttgactgAGCAAGGGTTCGAATCCAAAACCAAGGGATTTTTAGCGAAGAACCAAAACTAaggaccaccaatttgagggtcaaaaattaaagaccggcccAGCGAAGGACAATCTTGCAAATTGCCCACTTTTATTTGCATAGTATTACAGCCCACAatgaaaaaataactttttttttgcgcggattgccctttatttggggtggtctttaatttataCCCCTCACCTAACACCTCGAGGTTAtgagttcgaaccccagctcaggtaaaaaaaaaaaaatcgctaggcaaaatttcgcaaggcagaatttaaTTCTGCCTCAGGCAAAATTTTACAAATCTGCCCAGCAAAATTTTGCCTTTCAGGCAGACTTTTCATGGGCAGAAATTCTGCCTGTGAGGTGTAAATTTAAGCaaggaaaatttaaagaccaccattttgaggggtaaaaattaaagaccaccaccaGCGAAAggtaatcctgcaaattgcccaaaaaATAATCCCAACACCGCATTCGGATATTACCAATGACTAAACCAAGCAGAAAATATTGTTCAAACTCATATAAAATACTTAAGTAAAGAGTAATGTACCTCAAAATAGCTCTCAAAAGGTGTCCCCAACCTCAACAACTATCAACATACAccttttttttatgacaaactATCAACTGATCAACACACAAATATAGGAGTAAATACTTATCCGCATTAGGTGTTTACACCAACCAATAAATACATGACACCTCTCTTCACAAATATGGTTATCACTAAACCATAGTTAACTAATAAACATTAATTAACTAGAGAGTATGAAAGAATAAGAATACACAACCCTTGCCACAATAAGGGATACCTAACTGAAACATACACCGAAACTCTAAAATATGAACTATTTGCAGGATTATACAGCAagttcctatttcattttttcttcacaaatatTAACTCAGAAAAAATTGACGTGTTAATCCAAGTGCAAATTGAAACCAAAGAACTCCACCTTTATAGCTGTAGGAGTCATGTAAGCCATCAAAATAACTCATTTTGCTCTAAGCCAAGTTTCTCTCACGCATGAATCGCTCTATCTTCTCTACATCTTCTGGTGTGTCAACACCATGAGCCTCGTGGTCAACTTTTATCACCtgaccagaaaaaaaaaaaaaaaaaaaaaaaatctacgcTGTTATATATAACAACTTTCTGACAAGTAAAAATCAGAAACAGAAAAGCAAACTAAATGGCTCGAAAAGAACAAATTAATAGATAAAAGGCTGCACAGTTTGCAGCATATTTGAAGTTCTGGTTAACATAAAAGGCTGCACAGTTTGCAGCATATTTGAAATTCTTGTGAACCTttccaacaatttttttcttctgattTGTTTGGTTAACTATAGTTTCCTCTAGAAATATATTACCCTTGTCATTCAAACATAGATATTCAGCATAAGAATATACAATTATGGACAGAGACGGAGCTAGTATACAGTATAGAGGTTCACGGAAACCCAGTAACTTTTGTGTAGACTTGTGTAcatattaagaaattcattaaTTATCTAATAAATATGTGACTATGAACTcagttattattatatattaactTCAGATCGTTATAGAAAcgcataaacttcaaatcctggatcCACTCTGATAGTGGAGGGTATGTTACCTTCATTTTGTATCCATTCTCAAGGACCTTTAGCTGTTCAAGATCTTCTTCTAGTTGCAATGGTGTTGGTGTCAGCTCTGGATATATTTTCAGGAACTTTGTATCATAACTCTGGAACGAAATAAGAGACTCTGCATCATTCAACCAGACAAACTTTGCAGAAAAACTAGTTCATAGGTGCACCAAAATTGTACTACTTGATACCTGGATCCCAAGGTGCAGCAAGTAAGGAAACTGAGGATTAACCTTGCCTGACCTGAATGTTTGCAAAAGTTGATCAGGTTATATAACGGAAAATATGACCGGCCACTGCAATGGGGTTTTTAAGAGAAAAAACGGACTAACTTGTTATAAGGGATAAGCCCTCGTGAAAAATATATTGCATAACCACGATTGTCAACCACACATTTCACACGATTTGGATCAAATGCAT
This window harbors:
- the LOC132053249 gene encoding uncharacterized protein LOC132053249; amino-acid sequence: MAGVLETIAVPRASVFTSARADSLVSGCRSNVSFSQFKGLKVQLSQSKVSFSSRSCSVRRGGRIVCEAQETAVTAGAVTDKTWKSLVIESDLPVLVEFWAPWCGPCRMIHPIINELAQEYAGKFKFFQLNTDESPSTASEYGIRSIPTVMIFKGGEKKDAVIGAVPKATLATSIEKFL